The following is a genomic window from Euwallacea similis isolate ESF13 chromosome 4, ESF131.1, whole genome shotgun sequence.
GAGGAGAGCGAGGTGAATCGCGCCTTGTTGGCGAACGTACTTAGAGAGAAACTCGGCGAGTTGAACTTGAACGGGACAGTACCTGTCTCATAGTATTCTTAGCCACGTAAGCCGTAAATTCATTATGtgtatttatttgtatttgtaagATGTGCTTAGTTACCTCCGGTCCGGGTGATATGACAATATATAATTTACAGTACGTCTTGAAGTGAGCTGAAACTATGTGTTCATAAGTGCAAAAATGACAGTTTAGTTCTCTGGAGTAACTTCACTATCATTTTTACCTCCCTAATGAAGTGGTTTGAAGAGCTTTCAAACTCAAACACTTAACGTTTCAAATTAGTACCTGTTCTATTTTTCATGATGTGAGTGactcaataattttatggaGTGAGTTTGTATAAGTATCGTTAAAAGAAAGTGAATCCCAGATAGTCTAAGCAAATGGCATTTTAAATGATTGGAAGatatgattttcaaataattaaaatcatttttatttccccTAGTTGATTTCCCTTGCAACATCCAAACACAGcgtataaatttcataattttattattatctaaataaaataaaaattgtaaaaatcaatgaaaCGTTCCTACGCGCTGGAAGTTTAATGATACATCGATCTTTGTTTgcttacaataataatataatatcaaAGGTAAGAAGTTACGTCACGAAAATATTGTTTGACGACAACTAACATCGAGCTTATGTATTGTTATGACAGCTCTTCAGGTCCCTATCTACAGCTGCAAGTGTAGATAGAGCCCTTAAGCAGAAAGTAGCCTGTTCCGTAAAGTAGTAGTGTCTAACAATAAGACTGGCAGTGTTAATACGCCCATTACGTAGAGTTTAAATGCATTTGTAATATGAATTTAATGTCCTAATCTTAGGGCTACAATATACTGGGAAGAATTCCTTTAATAACCGATTTGCGTGAAAGTAAAATGAATTAACAATCAGTTAAATGAGTATATACacacagaaaaaaaaaggtttactCCTAGGATTCTATCATAATCTTATATCTAACACACAAGAGAGagagatatttattttcacaacaCTATAATACCCTTTTCGCTATTTTATAATACCTCTTAAATCGACTAACAACAGAACGTAAAATCTCTCAGatgatatcaaaaaataaaaattgtagttTTCATGGACGTGAACGTTAGCTGCGTAGTCCTAGTACCGGTTTCTTATAAAGCTCTTAATTGAGTAGTTTAGGGCTACTAGATCAATAAATTGGTAAATTTACctggaagataatttccatggaaaccacAAAACTGACCTGATATGAAAAAAAGATACTATGTTTCTGTTCAACGTTGCCTCGGAAATTATCCTTTTGGTAAAGTTGTCAAGTCTTCGATCTATCGTCCTTAAAggaataatgcattttttagaactaaaagTGAGGTAAATCTACCGTGGTTGTTGATTCGAAGCAACGATCAAAAACgctcaaaaaataaatggctGTAGTCTTGAGTATCTGGTCcacatacatataaatttaataagtaaaaaatctctgcgtatattttataagaataaatGATAATTGACGACAAAAATAAGTACATTATAGACATTGAGTTTTATATACACAAGTACGATCCTTCAAGAGCCTAGTGGAGCGTTACAACAATTTTGATTCCACGTTAAGTATCCAGAatgtttccttaaaaatacaCTATGTAATACAATAGCAGTTCAAAGGAAATTCGTATTTTACATCAGTAACAAAAAACTGCCTTTAActagattattaattttgtactTATTACAAGAGATATTGCCGGCTGCATGAGGATAGTTTAACGCTAAACTGATCCTTATGTTCAGCCTATTGGATCTACAAACAATTCGCTGTAAGTGTAAAGGTGTGCAGTAAGTgtgaaaatcaaaacaaacaatttaaacGTCCCGCCGATACTTGGCCAATCAGAATATAGTACCCAGTTTAAAAAACCACGACCAATTGAAATTCTTCTCTTTCCGTTCAACTTATTGTGACGTATGGagaaaaaaaggtacttttttcGGGTTAAACGTCATCTGGAtgaacatattaaaaatttataaattactttttgaagTTAACATCAGCTGAGCGAGAAGTCCATCAAATGTGACATCATCACATGTAGTCAAGTTGGCAGAGAATATCCGTTTGGattgtgtatttttatatacagagAGATCATGATTACGTATCCGTGGCAGATGAGCATGTGcgtatatcaattttaaagtAGTCCGCTTTAAAGACGTTCTCGATAAGCATTCAGTCTTGCagcaaattattgaaattgttCAGAATCAACTTATTGTGTATTAAATTGCCGTAAATAGCGCGTTTTTCCGAAGGGAAATCAAGCGTTAAAActagagttttaaaaaaattaacaacacgaataaaatcttaaataaaaacattacagagaaacaaaaaaacactGATCTTGCCGTATTTACATACGTGAGCAAAAACATCAGACTTGTTAGTAGTAATCAATATGTACAAAAACCCAGGAAGAGCATGTTACCGCACCCGCAGGTGCCACTACCGCCAAGTGATCCTCGAACTCTTTGGTTTCCTATATCGCATACTGTTATATAGCTTTATCTCGCGGAAAACGAAGACACGACAACAATACTCTACTCTAAACGTGCCTTGTAGCTGGTCTTCCAAATTTCCGCCAATGTTACCGCTGAATGGAATCGATGGAAAATGCAGAGAGGAAGCGTGAGACGTTGCACTATGGCCCATGTGAGAAACCCGTAGAATCGTTTCTGCACTGGATTAGCCTCCACTTTCTGAGTCTCGAAGGTGTAGATGATCCACATGGTTATGTTGCAGATGAGCAGGAAAGTTACCACTTGGCGGCCCGGTTTGGTGCGGTCGTGTTCGGGCAGGTGCACCCGGCGGCGGGAGACGTCTGCTATAAAGAGGAGCTGCAAGACCACCTGAAACCAACCACGGAGTTTGTCTACCCTAAACCTGTAAAAGAGGTTTTCACCTGTAAAATTGAAAGTACACCGGTGACCATTACGAGCATATTAGGCTCCACGGTGAAAGCATTGTAGTGTCCGGCAATGACGCTGAAGACCGCATAAGTGAAGAGTCCGAACGCGGACACGCGTAGCAAAATGTCGTTCAAGTCGCTTTGCTCTTCGGTTTTGAACTTCAAGTTTTGGACCCTGCAATTTACGTGCATCGTTTTCAATTCAGTTTAAGCAAACAAAACGATATGCGACATCAAAAGGTAAATCAGTTACTAGTCAGTACAATATGGAGGCTCAAAAATTCTCCGTGTACAGGGTATCTCAAAGTCGATGGTGTCATGAGGTTGTACACCTTTCAAAACGTAAACAAGATAGTATCTCTCATTGTTTCTGAGATCAGAACAGTGAGTCTCGCATTTGAGACACTTAACCTAAGgctaattcaatttttccagaaatttcctgCTATTTTGTGATTTGTTTACCGTCGCTTAAAACCTACGACATGCATGATGATAATGAGATCTTTACCTAATAAATCCGATTATAATAGCGATGATACTGAGCACCATTAGCACGCAATGCGACACGTCAGCCAAGTAAATGGCCAGCAGCCCCAACTCTTTGTGGTGAATGAGCACAAAGAACAAGATGAGACAGATCAAGGATGCGACTAACATCAGCAATCCAAAAAACAGGCCTTTGGAAGCCCCCACGCAGTCCACCCGTCCTTGCTGTGCCTGCGCGATGGCTACCGCCCTCCTGCTGAGCATTATTTCAAGTCGGTGTTCTAGGTCTTCTTGAGTCACATACCTGGAAGATtcatatatagaaaaaaaacgcGATATACTGTTGAAACGGACTTACCTGGGATTTCGACCAATATGCTTCCACATGCAGTAAATGACCGCGGCCCCTATCAGAGAGTACTCAATGATGAAGGGGAATAAGTAGGGAGCAGAGTCCTGGACTATTGTGCCCATTATATTAATCCTGCCACAGCTGTCGTTTGAAGTACGAGTGAGATTCCTGGTGAAGTATCTTATGAAGGCTTGAGGGGTCAAGTCATCTAGCAACTCAGAACTGCCATTGGAGATAGTATTTGAAAAGTCGTTGAGTTCCGGTTCCTCAGCGACTGCAACACATGAGCTTTCGTTTAACGAATTCGTAGATAGATACAGATATCAATCACCAATATTGAACTATCTCTACAGCAGACTctaaaacatgattttttgttAGTGATGGGCCTCTACACACATACCGTTAGCCATTTCATTAGAGACAATGTTATTAAAGCTCCTAAGATCGAAGAAATCTTTAAAGCTCGGATAAGTGGAGGGTGCGAAAGTTCTCGGGGTGCTGGTCGTGGTCGGGGCAGTGGTGAACACTTCCCAAGTACGGGCTCCTGTAGTTCTTAATGCGGACAGGGCTGTGGTGGGGAGGGTAGTTGTAATTTTAGCGAAAGACGTGGTAGGTGCGGTCGTGGTCTGCTGGACGAAAGGAGCCGCACTGCTTTTCAGCATTCGCCACATCGCGGCCGGAGTACTGGTGAACACATCTTCGAGGGCGGAAAATGAGGGGTTAGTTGATGAGAGCTAAATGCATGCAGTTACTCTACTATCGAGGGCgtaaaaattctctaaaaaaattatcactaCAGAACTACATAACCGCTTACTACCACTTACTTCTGGTGGTAGTGGGACGCAACGTAGTAGTCGGAgaaacaatattattaaagTAGGGATAAGCGCTACGGGCAGTCGTAGTAATGATTCGTTTAAAGTTATGGGGAGTTGCAGCAACTGTAGCTGCCAGCAAATGTCTAGCGGTAGTGGTACTGGCAATAGTGCTGCTGGGCACGAAATCGGGTCGTGCCAAATGAGTACCCAAAATTGTGTTAGCGTTACGAAGCGTATGTTGTCTGATACTTTCTGGAAACAGCCGTGCGATTGGGGTTAGTCCACAATAAGCCTCTTTTCGCTGGAGGATCCTTACCTGCGAATGGAGCAATCTCCGTGGGAACTATCGCGGTAGCGTTCAAGAGATCTCTATGGTAAATAGTTATTTCTTTAATGTATTCGAGCACCAATGTTCTGATCCAGACGCAGAGGTTCGTGGCCACAACGTGCATCAACCCAAACCGCGCCACCACTTTGAACCGATGGATGTTCAGCTATTAAGTGAGATTTATAATATAAGAGAGAGATGAATTGAAATTACTCACTctggaattcataaaaatgaagTACATCTGCATGAAGGTGAATATCATCTGCAACACCGGATTGACTCCCCTGAGGATCATGTAGCAGGGCGAGGTAAACGGTATCTCGAAGAAGACGCCAAATTCCAACCCGTTGTAAATCATCGTCCCCAAGCCAAAAGCTTTAAGAAATACGTTTAGCATTTAAAGGAGGTGGTGCAAAGCTACTGACCGATAGCTCCTATCCTCAAGAAAAAGCTACCGTGGCTATGgtcattttgagtggtcttCCTCTTGCATCTGATCTTCTGATGCATCGCAGCTCCACTCTCCACGTCGACGTTGTTGACGTGTCCTCCGGGAGCGCTTGGAGGAGGTGCCGGAGGAGGAGGAGCGCCTGCGCCCTCTTGAGGCTGTTGAGGACCCTGTGAAGAGTGACGGTGTTGGACGCGTTCCGATAATTCGGTCACGGGCACGGGCACCACGTCCTCAGCGTCGACCACGCCTTCGCTGTTGCGCCGGTACGTGGTGCTCTGGGCGGACGTAAACCAAAGCAAAATAAGGAGAAAACAAAAAGGAAGAAAAGCTGCCCTTTATCTGGGAATGAGTTAACTTGGTTAACTCGGACCCATAAAGGTGCAGTAAATAATAGGAAAAAGTTGCAGGTTGTgcgtgtatttttttttactgatgTAGTATCGGAGATTTGTTCTCAAAAGTCGTTTTGACGAGCTTTGAAAGTCGACGGATTCATGTTAATGATAGTAAGCCAGCTCACCTTGTTGTTAACGGTGCGTCTGGTGAAATCCGCCTTGGCCCGCATTAGGTCACGCATCTTGCGCGGAAATTTCTCCCTCTACACGCACAACACAATGcccaaaacaaaaacatagaaaaaaaaacaagcaaaatacagaaaataaaaacaggttaattaaaaattagccaaacaaacaaataaaaaggTGGGACGTTTTTAGGACTGGGAGGTAGGAGGTTTCGTGGTTTAAGGGTGCGTCCTCAGATTCGCAACGGACTATACATAAAGTGTTCGTTACACAGACTCACCAATACGGGTGAAAACGTGCAGAATGGTAGCAAACCCGGAAATTCTCCAAATACGCATGTGTGGAAACCCGGGTTGccaagttgttttttttaccaGAGTCCCACACATACAAACAGCAACAGTGCTTTTTTATCTTGATAGTTTCGTTCGGGTATACGCTTCACCTCAAAGGTTGTCAAATTGTTCAACTTTATAAGATGGTTTATAGAGAGTTTTGTTCCTACCGACAACCTAGAAGAAACAGTAGACCTACGGATTTTCAAATGGCGGAAGAGTTGCGGCTTATCTTATTTAGAACACGCCAGTTTGTGGTTTTGCAAGAGATCATGGGGCTATTCCAACAGAGAAATAAACCGAAAACGGACGTCAGATACACGTGCAGTACTCCTGTGAGTATTTATGATGATCCAGAAATGGTCTTCTCTCCTACCGGAACGAGGTTTCTGATCCTAATGTTAACCCGCCAAAAACATAGGTTCATGGTCGTAGAAATGTCTCGAGTTAACTTGCGTAGCAAGAGTAAGGTTAACGCGCGTTCATAAACCGGGGCCTAAAGAGGTCATGGTGGCGTAATTTCTTCCGACTTCGCCGCCATGGATTCGACTCATATCCGAAGGGAGACAGAACTGAAAAATAGTACTACGTCCACTTTCTAGGTCGTTGGTTCCTGCCCACgttccaaaaaaaagaaaacttggCAACGTGGTCGTCGCGCATGCGCATCTGCACAGTTCCCGGGTTAATGGTCAATTAATGATTCTCCAGGTTCGCACCCGTGTTCGttctatttgttttttgcaTACTCAAACCCATTTGTTTTTAACATCGCCCTTATGGAGATCTCCTTGAATTCTCCTCTATATATTTGACGAGCCCATTCCAGACCTTCTTAAACACAATGCACTTCACCATTAACTATAATCTAAGTGGAAGATTGTTAGACACATTGCTTAGACACCAGAAATGTGCCACTGTAGGATTTCTTAACCTTCCGATAGTTTTATCGGAGCATTGAATTGAAACAAGGGCAACAGCTGCCCACTCGCCGCAGATCGAAATAAAACTGATTTCGTAAGCACAATTGGCGGTTTAAGCAATTTCTGGTGTCATGTTCATGGACAGAGGAAGATCGCAAAGCAGTTTTCAACTCGACTGACTGAAAAGACCGATGAGTCGTCGGCGCCGAGGTCAAGAAATTTCGACTACGAGTGAAGCAAATTAAGCACACTTCGAGTGAGATGTGGCTGAAAATTAGATACTAAATACTACTTatcacacacacacacacttCGGTTTGCATTAGTTAATTAGCCAAATAAGCGATGATTGCGAGCCAGGATTGCCTTGTTGCTTCCTTAATATTTTGGAACCTCTTGGGGGCTCAAAATCATCCTCTTGCCGCTTTGGCTAATTAGCGTTCGTGTTGGAGAATGGCCAATTAGAAAGCAAGTATGCGTGTACATACCTTAACGTCTtcgaaactaaaagagatgtTGAAATCTGGATCGTGAGAACCGTCCGCTTTGGATTTCGAGCTGGACGCTTTTTGCTGAAACATCCTGGACATTAGGAAGTTTTAGCAAAATCTGGGACTCCGGAGTAGATCATCGATTGCGAGAGCTAATGGGTTAGTTCAGGTGAATGAAGATGTTACTAAATGCGCGCCAATCAAGCATCCAATCCGGAATCTACGTGTACACAGACAGATGAAAAGTGCTCTAGCGATCTTCCTTGTGCACCGCGCAAGCCGTTTATCTTGTTACTACTTAACCCTCACCTTGTCCTGCTTTTTGCTTTTCTTCTCCTTCTCCTTCTCCTTCTCTTTCTCCTTTTTCTTCTCCTTCTCTTCCTTCTTCTTCTGCTCCTTctcttctttcttcttcttctcctcCTCCTTCTTCAGCTCCTTGTCTTTTTCTTTCGAACCTTTCTGTTTGGGCGGCGGCTTTACCTGGAAAGCTCGCCTTTATCAGACCGTCATGCGTAACTAGAGAGGTTGAGGTacctttttctctttttcgaCACCGTTGCAGCAGGAGCTCTCCTGCAGTAGGAAGCAGAACACGTAAAGGAGGAAGAGTATGCTCATGCCGTAAAGATAAGTGAAGAAACCTTCGTAATAGTACAATGGAATGTTGTGGGTAACTACGTCCGAGAACACATAAGCTATACACACTACGACGAGGAGCTTCGCGTAGACAAAACTCATTATAATGAAAAGAGAGGTTCTGGAAAAAAggtgaattattattttaagtagTAAATTCGTATTTTTAGTAACGACAAGAAAATTGCATCAGCGATAGCGTTAGTCGAATCTGGCTAGATTTAATTGCTTAGTTGGGGCAGAATACGTACTGCGGTTCATCAGCGACGCACAAATACTTCATTACGCGTTTATTTCGGAACATTTTCCCGGAAAAAAGGATTTCTTCCCGGTTTACGGAACGAAATCCAATAAAGTGCTGCGGCAAggaactaaaaataaacaatctaAACGCCACAGTAAACAAACCAACTACTGGATCATCGTGAAAACTGGTGGGTCAGTCAAGTTACAACTATTTTCCCCCTCTTTTTCGGCTCGTTtccattttctaaaataaattgcagCCTTGAGTCTGGAAATACGGGAACTCCAATGTTTAGTTGACCAAGGGTCAAAAACCCATTTAATTCTAGTAAGttcattataataaataaacttctTCAATTCTAATAAATCCAATTTGTATTCGTAAATTTCAGTATTCTTGGAAACTCAAAGAAACTGGGTTGCGGAACTGACGGCGTTGCCGCAGTTCCAGTTTTTGCGCCTTGTTTAATTCAGGTGGCTTTGGCTAATAATCTCTCACAGTTCTTTCAATTCAACTGTTTCTAAACGGTAAAGCGGCACGAAACAAACGGCAAAATGGCCGATATATTTCGAACGTTCCCCGATTCCAGTGaaagacatttaaaaatgtgtgtttACCGCGTTTTACTTCTATAATTTCGGAATTATGAGTAATTTATAAGAAAGCCTCAAGAGTAGCGGGAATTTTTTAGTTAGTGAACCAGGGGAACGGTTTGAAAATTGGCACTCTCGAAAGCGCGATTTGAAGTCTGGGAAACAGGTAATATTACCAGGTAAAACTACCCGCGAAGTGCTTCAAAGCAGGCTACGTACGCCCATTTAACACATATTTCCAATCCCTTAAATAGTGTTTTCATTTAACTAATACCAATTTGAATACAATTCCCTCGCAGTCTTTGCTTGCAATGAGGCAAGACAATACTAGCTATATATTTCTTTCGCATTTCCATTCCACAACTTCTGAGGTATATAAATTTCAACTACAGACCAGTACCTTGTAAGTGGTCAGAGATTCCAGTAGCTGACGATAAGTTTACCGGCAGTGCCTGTGGCTTAATGCAAATTGCTTGGAGGACAATGAAACCATGAGATTTTGAGATAAGACTGTTGGTCAATTATGGGAACCCTGGTTAGTTTAGGCTCATAGAGAGTGAAAAGGGGTAGATTGAGGAGCGAACATGATTCCTAACAGCATAATAGCAGGATGTGCTCTACCCCCCTTCACTACTACTATTGCTACTACTACTAGCCTGcatatattaattattcttgAATTTAATCAGGAAAAGTTACTGTTTGTTATATTAACATATGGATTTCTGTTTTTGCTCCACAGATGTAAATACATCTAGTCGCACATTTGGTCCCCCTTTTAATTTCCACCATTAATATATCTATAATGTTTCAGGGGCATTAAGAAGGTTTCTATGAAGGAGTTGATGCTTGCTTACATAGGTACCTGATGGGAATCAGAAAGAACTCTTTCTTTACATGTATATATTACGCGAAGATCGAAAATATCTGCTCCGTTATTGCCAGATTTCCGTAGATCAATGCATTTGGAGGTAAGTACCGAGTTTACAATGcaatgataattttcaaaaattgtcttAACAAGTGCGGAAGTAACCTTTCTTTCTCTTTATATCTCAAATGGGTTATTACGCCTTTGTATGATTTTCCCATTAAACCATCTGCTTAGCATCTCTAG
Proteins encoded in this region:
- the OtopLa gene encoding uncharacterized protein OtopLa isoform X13; this translates as MFRNKRVMKYLCVADEPQTSLFIIMSFVYAKLLVVVCIAYVFSDVVTHNIPLYYYEGFFTYLYGMSILFLLYVFCFLLQESSCCNGVEKEKKVKPPPKQKGSKEKDKELKKEEEKKKKEEKEQKKKEEKEKKKEKEKEKEKEKKSKKQDKQKASSSKSKADGSHDPDFNISFSFEDVKREKFPRKMRDLMRAKADFTRRTVNNKSTTYRRNSEGVVDAEDVVPVPVTELSERVQHRHSSQGPQQPQEGAGAPPPPAPPPSAPGGHVNNVDVESGAAMHQKIRCKRKTTQNDHSHGSFFLRIGAIAFGLGTMIYNGLEFGVFFEIPFTSPCYMILRGVNPVLQMIFTFMQMYFIFMNSRLNIHRFKVVARFGLMHVVATNLCVWIRTLVLEYIKEITIYHRDLLNATAIVPTEIAPFAESIRQHTLRNANTILGTHLARPDFVPSSTIASTTTARHLLAATVAATPHNFKRIITTTARSAYPYFNNIVSPTTTLRPTTTRNVFTSTPAAMWRMLKSSAAPFVQQTTTAPTTSFAKITTTLPTTALSALRTTGARTWEVFTTAPTTTSTPRTFAPSTYPSFKDFFDLRSFNNIVSNEMANVAEEPELNDFSNTISNGSSELLDDLTPQAFIRYFTRNLTRTSNDSCGRINIMGTIVQDSAPYLFPFIIEYSLIGAAVIYCMWKHIGRNPRYVTQEDLEHRLEIMLSRRAVAIAQAQQGRVDCVGASKGLFFGLLMLVASLICLILFFVLIHHKELGLLAIYLADVSHCVLMVLSIIAIIIGFIRVQNLKFKTEEQSDLNDILLRVSAFGLFTYAVFSVIAGHYNAFTVEPNMLVMVTGVLSILQVVLQLLFIADVSRRRVHLPEHDRTKPGRQVVTFLLICNITMWIIYTFETQKVEANPVQKRFYGFLTWAIVQRLTLPLCIFHRFHSAVTLAEIWKTSYKARLE
- the OtopLa gene encoding proton channel OtopLc isoform X6; this encodes MLKHKVQDRQCDQRLQNLDAVKCRVRIYKINMQRCPYIHEMKERLLGEQAPVEQIQPSKKPTTPPPAKMDQQHQLQPQQQPVATVVKLNPDGFGSHTSPTHVRAERTPLMPKQPEDDFHVYHTKVYPKNAKTSLFIIMSFVYAKLLVVVCIAYVFSDVVTHNIPLYYYEGFFTYLYGMSILFLLYVFCFLLQESSCCNGVEKEKKVKPPPKQKGSKEKDKELKKEEEKKKKEEKEQKKKEEKEKKKEKEKEKEKEKKSKKQDKQKASSSKSKADGSHDPDFNISFSFEDVKREKFPRKMRDLMRAKADFTRRTVNNKGPQQPQEGAGAPPPPAPPPSAPGGHVNNVDVESGAAMHQKIRCKRKTTQNDHSHGSFFLRIGAIAFGLGTMIYNGLEFGVFFEIPFTSPCYMILRGVNPVLQMIFTFMQMYFIFMNSRLNIHRFKVVARFGLMHVVATNLCVWIRTLVLEYIKEITIYHRDLLNATAIVPTEIAPFAESIRQHTLRNANTILGTHLARPDFVPSSTIASTTTARHLLAATVAATPHNFKRIITTTARSAYPYFNNIVSPTTTLRPTTTRNVFTSTPAAMWRMLKSSAAPFVQQTTTAPTTSFAKITTTLPTTALSALRTTGARTWEVFTTAPTTTSTPRTFAPSTYPSFKDFFDLRSFNNIVSNEMANVAEEPELNDFSNTISNGSSELLDDLTPQAFIRYFTRNLTRTSNDSCGRINIMGTIVQDSAPYLFPFIIEYSLIGAAVIYCMWKHIGRNPRYVTQEDLEHRLEIMLSRRAVAIAQAQQGRVDCVGASKGLFFGLLMLVASLICLILFFVLIHHKELGLLAIYLADVSHCVLMVLSIIAIIIGFIRVQNLKFKTEEQSDLNDILLRVSAFGLFTYAVFSVIAGHYNAFTVEPNMLVMVTGVLSILQVVLQLLFIADVSRRRVHLPEHDRTKPGRQVVTFLLICNITMWIIYTFETQKVEANPVQKRFYGFLTWAIVQRLTLPLCIFHRFHSAVTLAEIWKTSYKARLE
- the OtopLa gene encoding uncharacterized protein OtopLa isoform X10, which codes for MPGGEVKVATVEVESENNMATLPVSRAHHHEQKEAGETSNKELELKFVQEKPDKRTSLFIIMSFVYAKLLVVVCIAYVFSDVVTHNIPLYYYEGFFTYLYGMSILFLLYVFCFLLQESSCCNGVEKEKKVKPPPKQKGSKEKDKELKKEEEKKKKEEKEQKKKEEKEKKKEKEKEKEKEKKSKKQDKQKASSSKSKADGSHDPDFNISFSFEDVKREKFPRKMRDLMRAKADFTRRTVNNKSTTYRRNSEGVVDAEDVVPVPVTELSERVQHRHSSQGPQQPQEGAGAPPPPAPPPSAPGGHVNNVDVESGAAMHQKIRCKRKTTQNDHSHGSFFLRIGAIAFGLGTMIYNGLEFGVFFEIPFTSPCYMILRGVNPVLQMIFTFMQMYFIFMNSRLNIHRFKVVARFGLMHVVATNLCVWIRTLVLEYIKEITIYHRDLLNATAIVPTEIAPFAESIRQHTLRNANTILGTHLARPDFVPSSTIASTTTARHLLAATVAATPHNFKRIITTTARSAYPYFNNIVSPTTTLRPTTTRNVFTSTPAAMWRMLKSSAAPFVQQTTTAPTTSFAKITTTLPTTALSALRTTGARTWEVFTTAPTTTSTPRTFAPSTYPSFKDFFDLRSFNNIVSNEMANVAEEPELNDFSNTISNGSSELLDDLTPQAFIRYFTRNLTRTSNDSCGRINIMGTIVQDSAPYLFPFIIEYSLIGAAVIYCMWKHIGRNPRYVTQEDLEHRLEIMLSRRAVAIAQAQQGRVDCVGASKGLFFGLLMLVASLICLILFFVLIHHKELGLLAIYLADVSHCVLMVLSIIAIIIGFIRVQNLKFKTEEQSDLNDILLRVSAFGLFTYAVFSVIAGHYNAFTVEPNMLVMVTGVLSILQVVLQLLFIADVSRRRVHLPEHDRTKPGRQVVTFLLICNITMWIIYTFETQKVEANPVQKRFYGFLTWAIVQRLTLPLCIFHRFHSAVTLAEIWKTSYKARLE
- the OtopLa gene encoding uncharacterized protein OtopLa isoform X3; the encoded protein is MLKHKVQDRQCDQRLQNLDAVKCRVRIYKINMQRCPYIHEMKERLLGEQAPVEQIQPSKKPTTPPPAKMDQQHQLQPQQQPVATVVKLNPDGFGSHTSPTHVRAERTPLMPKQPEDDFHVYHTKVYPKNAKTSLFIIMSFVYAKLLVVVCIAYVFSDVVTHNIPLYYYEGFFTYLYGMSILFLLYVFCFLLQESSCCNGVEKEKKVKPPPKQKGSKEKDKELKKEEEKKKKEEKEQKKKEEKEKKKEKEKEKEKEKKSKKQDKQKASSSKSKADGSHDPDFNISFSFEDVKSTTYRRNSEGVVDAEDVVPVPVTELSERVQHRHSSQGPQQPQEGAGAPPPPAPPPSAPGGHVNNVDVESGAAMHQKIRCKRKTTQNDHSHGSFFLRIGAIAFGLGTMIYNGLEFGVFFEIPFTSPCYMILRGVNPVLQMIFTFMQMYFIFMNSRLNIHRFKVVARFGLMHVVATNLCVWIRTLVLEYIKEITIYHRDLLNATAIVPTEIAPFAESIRQHTLRNANTILGTHLARPDFVPSSTIASTTTARHLLAATVAATPHNFKRIITTTARSAYPYFNNIVSPTTTLRPTTTRNVFTSTPAAMWRMLKSSAAPFVQQTTTAPTTSFAKITTTLPTTALSALRTTGARTWEVFTTAPTTTSTPRTFAPSTYPSFKDFFDLRSFNNIVSNEMANVAEEPELNDFSNTISNGSSELLDDLTPQAFIRYFTRNLTRTSNDSCGRINIMGTIVQDSAPYLFPFIIEYSLIGAAVIYCMWKHIGRNPRYVTQEDLEHRLEIMLSRRAVAIAQAQQGRVDCVGASKGLFFGLLMLVASLICLILFFVLIHHKELGLLAIYLADVSHCVLMVLSIIAIIIGFIRVQNLKFKTEEQSDLNDILLRVSAFGLFTYAVFSVIAGHYNAFTVEPNMLVMVTGVLSILQVVLQLLFIADVSRRRVHLPEHDRTKPGRQVVTFLLICNITMWIIYTFETQKVEANPVQKRFYGFLTWAIVQRLTLPLCIFHRFHSAVTLAEIWKTSYKARLE